TATCCGGGCACGCTGCTCTTCATCTCCCACGACCGCTATTTCGTCAACCGCCTCGCGACGCGCGTCGTCGAGCTGTCGGCGGACGGGATCACCTCCTATCTCGGCAACTATGACGATTACGTCGAGAAGAAAGCCGAGCTGGAAGCGGAGCGCAAAGAGCGTGAAGAAGCGGCAGCAGCTGCCGGCAAGAAGCAGCAGCAAGCAGCGCCAATCGACGACTACCAGCTGCGCCGCCAGCAGGAAAAAGAGCAGAAGCGCCTCGCCAAAAAGCGCCTCGAACGCCTGGCGAAAGTCGAAGCGCGCATCGCTGAGCTCGAAGAGCTGACCGCCCAGTTGGAAGCGGACCTCTGCCTGCCGGACGTCTTCAACGACCACGTGCTCGCCGCCGAGAAAAACGCGGCGCTGGAAGCGGCACAGACCGAACTCGAAGCGCTCATGGAAGAGTGGGCAGAGCTGGAAGCGGCCGGAGAAGAGTAAGTCAATTGGGATGCGTGCCCCGATTTGCTGAACTTGGAGACCGTCTCGGCAACGGTTCATTTTGGCCAAGGCGAGATCAAACCCTCGAATGCGTTGGCCTGTCCTTTATATTGTCATTCCCCACCCGCTTCGGTCGATCCGCGCGAAACTGGTGAGCTGAATGGATCGCATGCCCGCTCGATGATAGCCTGTCGAGCGGGCATGCTTTTTTGGTTTACTCAGTCCTGATAGATCGTATTGAGGAGTCTTTTCTGCGATGTGCGTATGGACGGCTCTTCTTTTTTTGGTTATGATATGCACATCTTAAGTTGCATTCATTTTTTCAGTCGCAGAGAGCAGGTGTGGAACATGGCTACACTGAAAAACAGCAAGGCTTATTTGTATGTCAACGCGCTGTCCGAGCTGGGCGTGCGGATGGATCTGATCGCGATGGGGGCGCTGGTGCTGGCGGCGACCGGCGGGAGTGCGATCTGGCTGTCCGGGCTGCTGCTGGCCGGCGTGCTGGGCGGTTTTTTGTCGAGCTTGGTGTCGGGCGTGGTCGCCGACCGCTTCGAACGGCGGAAGATCATGATCATCAGCGACATCGCCCGCGCAGCTTTGATCTCGACCTTGATCTTCTTCCCCGACCCGTGGCTGATCCTGCTGGTGCGCTTTTTGATCGGGATGTGCTCGTCCTTTTTTGAAGTTTCTTTCCGTGCTGAATTGCCTGAAATTTACGGCAAAGAGCGGGCGTTGGCGATCAATGCGCTCGTCTCCCGGCTCAGCTCGATCGCGATGGTGATCGGCTTTCTCGGCGGCGGCTTCCTCTATCAGCAGTTCGGCTACCAGGCGGTGTTTCTGTTCGATGCGATCTCGTTTCTCCTGTCGGCCGCCTTTTTGTACCGCGTGCAGTGGAACAAAGTCGAGTCCAAGCCGCTGGGCGCCAAAATGCTGTCCTTGCGAAGCGACTTCCGCGATGTGGCCGCCTATTTAAAGCTGCACCCGGTGCTGTTCACCGTCTTCTTCGTCTATGTGATCGACACGTTTGGCTCCGCGTCGCACAACCTCGGCATCCCGCTGCTCGCCGAAATGGTCGACGCCGAACAGCAGGCGTTCTACTACGGCTTGTTCTGGTCGGTCTGGGGCGCGGGGAACGTCGTCTCTTCCTTCCTGATCCCGAAGCTGACTTTCTTCCGCAAGAATCTCGCCTACACCTATCTGTACTCCACGTTCGGGCTGTCGTTTGGCTTCATCCTGTTCCTCTCCTCGACGACGGTGCCGCTGATCCTGCTGTTCGCCTTCCTGACCGGCATCTTCGACGCGATCTCGGTCACGTCGAAAGCGACCTTGCTGCAGCAGAGCGACAACGAGATCCGCGGGCGGATCATGGGCGTGTCCGGCTTCCTCAACCGCACCGGCTTTGGCATCGGCTTTCTCGTCGCCCCGCATGTGCTGGCGGCGACGTCCCTGCCGGTGATGGTGATGATCTTCCACGGCGCGATCATCTTCTCACTGTGCGCCGGGATCTTCACGCTGCGCTCGAAGCGCGGCCGGCAGAGCGTTTCGCTGTAGACCCGAGATGTGCTTCGCTAAAAGGCTCCCTGTTGCCAGACAGGGGGCCTTTTGCATGGCAGAATCTGAAAGTTTTTATATATAACTATATACAAAGTATGGAATGAGGAGTACAATAACAGCAGAGATTCCCAACTGAGGGGTGAGCGGGTATGTTTGGAGTGTTGAAAGACAGACGGATTCAGTATTTGTTGACGGCGAACGTGTTCTCCTCGATCGGGTCGGGGATCACGATGATCGCCGTGCCGTGGCTGCTCGTGAATCGGGCGGGCGGCGATCAGATCTTTGGGTATGCGACGCTGTTTTCGACGCTGCTGTTGTTTTTTGCTTCGCCGTACATCGGGGTGCTGATCGACCGGATTTCGCGAAAGAAGACGCTGCTGTTCGCCGAGTATCTGGGACTGTCCACCGTGCTGGTGTTTGCGGTCTGGGGGTATCTGACGGGCGAGTTTGCGACCTGGCAGCTGATTGCGATTCACTTTGGCGGGTCGCTGTACTACTCGATCTATTTTCCGACCAAGTTTGCATTCATTCAGGAGATTTTTGACAAAGGGCAGTACCGCTCGCTGAACTCGGTGCTCGAGGTGCAGAACCAGTTTGCGACGATGATCTCCGGCGGTTTGGCCTCGCTGGTGATCGACAAGGTGTTTCTGTCGCATCTGCTGGTGCTCGATGCGATGACCTATCTGATCGGGGCGGTGCTGATCTTCCTCGTGCCGTACCAGCCGCAGCAAAACGAGCGTGCGGCGGCGAACGTGTCGTTTTTCGCAAACATCAAAGAGGGCTTTCACTACTTGAAGACGAAGCCGCTGCTCAATCTGTATCTGATCTCGGCGTTGATGCCGTTTATCGGAGTGATGATGGGCAACTACCTGTTTCCGATCTATGTGACGAAGACGCTCGGCGCCAGCGCGACGGTGCTTGGGATGGGCAGCACGATCTATGCGATCGGTGCGATTGCGGCCGGGTTGACGATTCCTTATCTGATGAACAAGCTGAATGCGTATCGGACGACGATCGCAACCGGTGTGGTATATGCGGCGGCGATCACGCTGACCGCGCTGTTCCCGGCGGCGCTGATCTTCATCGCGATGCAGTTCCTGCACGGCTGGGGCAATGCGGGCATCCGCGTGGCGCGCAACACGGTGCTGATGGAAATCGTGCCAAATCACCTGATCGGGCGGATCAACTCGTTCTTCAACGCCTTTGGGATGGCCTTGCGGGTGTCGCTGCTCGCCCTGTTCACCCAGACGATCCTCTACACCGGTGCCACCGG
The window above is part of the Tumebacillus sp. BK434 genome. Proteins encoded here:
- a CDS encoding MFS transporter → MATLKNSKAYLYVNALSELGVRMDLIAMGALVLAATGGSAIWLSGLLLAGVLGGFLSSLVSGVVADRFERRKIMIISDIARAALISTLIFFPDPWLILLVRFLIGMCSSFFEVSFRAELPEIYGKERALAINALVSRLSSIAMVIGFLGGGFLYQQFGYQAVFLFDAISFLLSAAFLYRVQWNKVESKPLGAKMLSLRSDFRDVAAYLKLHPVLFTVFFVYVIDTFGSASHNLGIPLLAEMVDAEQQAFYYGLFWSVWGAGNVVSSFLIPKLTFFRKNLAYTYLYSTFGLSFGFILFLSSTTVPLILLFAFLTGIFDAISVTSKATLLQQSDNEIRGRIMGVSGFLNRTGFGIGFLVAPHVLAATSLPVMVMIFHGAIIFSLCAGIFTLRSKRGRQSVSL
- a CDS encoding MFS transporter: MFGVLKDRRIQYLLTANVFSSIGSGITMIAVPWLLVNRAGGDQIFGYATLFSTLLLFFASPYIGVLIDRISRKKTLLFAEYLGLSTVLVFAVWGYLTGEFATWQLIAIHFGGSLYYSIYFPTKFAFIQEIFDKGQYRSLNSVLEVQNQFATMISGGLASLVIDKVFLSHLLVLDAMTYLIGAVLIFLVPYQPQQNERAAANVSFFANIKEGFHYLKTKPLLNLYLISALMPFIGVMMGNYLFPIYVTKTLGASATVLGMGSTIYAIGAIAAGLTIPYLMNKLNAYRTTIATGVVYAAAITLTALFPAALIFIAMQFLHGWGNAGIRVARNTVLMEIVPNHLIGRINSFFNAFGMALRVSLLALFTQTILYTGATGALYILSALMITAAIGVISSRKLFFPSSPNVAQEKSALS